One genomic window of Comamonas serinivorans includes the following:
- a CDS encoding MaoC/PaaZ C-terminal domain-containing protein codes for MAIDYRHLTNWVIPDQRDRYDENDCMRYALSLGLGADPLDEADLRYVCEDAPGGLRVMPTLLACVGAPGAWATDPGTGINWMQILHGEHRMRFYAPLAPQAEVLSQTRVSRVVDKGAGKGALVVTERRSSDAATGQLLATVEHVSFCRADGGFATPEQPGDAAPEALPAMPDRAPQAELALPTLPSAALLYRLNGDRNPIHALPSAARLAGFDRPILHGLCTFGMAARALVRMACDGDGRRLAGIAARFSAPVLPGDTLLVRLWRGADGQGNDTRVQFAVWAQERGRMVLSHGTADIRPALATDDTPMEGMAHVGA; via the coding sequence ATGGCCATCGACTACCGCCACCTGACCAACTGGGTCATCCCCGACCAGCGCGACCGCTACGACGAGAACGACTGCATGCGCTACGCGCTGAGCTTGGGGCTAGGCGCCGATCCGCTGGACGAGGCCGACCTGCGCTACGTGTGCGAGGACGCGCCGGGCGGCCTGCGCGTCATGCCCACGCTGCTGGCCTGCGTGGGCGCGCCGGGCGCCTGGGCCACGGACCCCGGCACGGGCATCAACTGGATGCAGATCCTGCACGGCGAGCACCGCATGCGCTTTTACGCGCCGCTGGCGCCGCAGGCCGAGGTGTTGAGCCAGACGCGTGTGAGCCGCGTGGTGGACAAGGGCGCCGGCAAGGGCGCGCTGGTCGTCACCGAGCGCCGCAGCAGCGACGCCGCCACGGGCCAGCTGCTGGCCACGGTGGAGCACGTCTCGTTCTGCCGCGCCGATGGCGGCTTTGCCACGCCCGAGCAACCGGGCGACGCCGCCCCTGAGGCCTTGCCCGCCATGCCCGATCGCGCCCCCCAGGCCGAGCTGGCCCTGCCCACGCTGCCCAGCGCCGCGCTGCTCTACCGCCTGAATGGCGACCGCAACCCCATCCACGCGCTGCCCAGCGCAGCCCGGCTCGCGGGCTTCGATCGGCCCATCCTGCATGGCTTGTGCACCTTTGGCATGGCCGCGCGCGCCCTGGTGCGCATGGCCTGCGACGGCGACGGCCGGCGCCTGGCGGGCATCGCGGCGCGCTTCTCGGCGCCCGTGCTGCCGGGCGACACCCTGCTGGTGCGCCTGTGGCGCGGCGCGGACGGCCAAGGGAACGACACCCGCGTGCAGTTCGCCGTCTGGGCCCAGGAGCGCGGCCGCATGGTGCTGAGCCACGGCACGGCCGACATCCGGCCCGCGCTGGCCACCGACGACACGCCTATGGAGGGGATGGCCCATGTCGGCGCTTGA